In Paenibacillus antri, a single genomic region encodes these proteins:
- a CDS encoding chemotaxis protein CheB: MPNNNNSIDDALFVVGIGASAGGLEALHLLFDHMRPDTGAAFVIIQHLSPNYKSFMAELLQPHTKMPVHVAVHDMTLEPNNVYLIPPNKSMTLQDGKLQLSEKHGGLHLPIDIFFHSLAVERGPRAVGVILSGTGSDGSRGIATIKERGGFVLAQDDRSAKFDGMPKSAMLTGLVDNVASPDEMHRKIADFVGGNGIQPDAWEQTGGDAPTEEQLDELFDMLKNKTTIDFKEYKLAGVLRRVERRMALNRITDFDRYIRLLERDVREISLLHKDLLIGVTHFFRDSKAFDVIAAKVIPQIVERKRNEDSEIRVWVAGCSTGEEAYSLAILFQEHLQAVSASVNVKIFATDLDKQSIEFASHGVYPNTIAQTVPPELLRKYFVQRHDSYTIIEDIRKKIIFAPHNIIKDPPFINMDLITCRNMLIYLQPKMQQRVISLFHFALNPRAYLFLGPSETIGRLGGLFKVFDKRWNVFQQNEAPVGNSYDAIGISDQFNENTGAAKPLAESSPTVRQLKQQRRTDDLNTTYLEEHFPPSIVVDEHLDIVHMTGRIDPFIAMTKGKPSLNVHKMFHSHLSVALVTALHKVRKERTEIAYRHFKTGIPDFPSVDLTIRPFSTTNKAYEHLLIVIFAKPQTEPAETPSEGVELASSVNQRVLDLEQELLRAEETLQITIEELETSNEELQATNEELVAANEELQSANEELQSVNEELLTVNSEYQMKIQEMTDLNNDMDNFLISTRIGTIFLDTDMRVRRFTPAVTKEIHLLDIDIGRPISHIKHHFEYDDFLVDAEKVLQTLVPIEKEVRSRSGRWYSLRILPYRTADQFVQGTVITFVDITDLKLLNNELKIKSYAIDHSPSIVLIADPNGSIEYANPKFLEQTMLSREDIIGKPLQLTNRWELSSEPFKEVWGKVCQGQKWTGQLKCRKADGSAYWEELSLIPILGDDGELIHVLKVASDITDRKTSEELLRKSEMLSAVGQLAAGIAHEIRNPLTSLKGFTKLIGAGRSNAKYLEIMSKELERIEEIISELLMLSKHKPNEFLPNEVNDILTDVKLLLDTQAIMNNVDIACEFDASLPPVFCNENELKQVFINLLKNGIESMPKGGKLHIKTENVHDHKIRILFIDEGIGIPKETLARLGEPFYTTKEKGTGLGLMICYQIIENLQGTLRFASESGLGTSVEIILPAYHQLEPIDEFTVLV; this comes from the coding sequence ATGCCGAACAACAACAACTCCATAGATGACGCGCTGTTCGTCGTAGGAATCGGCGCATCGGCGGGCGGCCTCGAAGCGTTGCATCTTCTCTTCGACCATATGCGGCCCGATACGGGAGCGGCGTTCGTCATCATCCAACACCTGTCTCCGAACTACAAGAGCTTCATGGCCGAACTGCTGCAGCCGCATACGAAGATGCCGGTGCATGTCGCGGTACACGACATGACGCTGGAACCTAATAACGTCTATTTGATCCCTCCCAATAAAAGCATGACCCTGCAAGACGGCAAGCTCCAGCTGTCCGAGAAGCACGGCGGGCTGCATCTGCCGATCGACATTTTCTTCCATTCACTGGCCGTCGAACGGGGGCCTCGCGCCGTCGGCGTCATTCTGTCCGGCACCGGGAGCGACGGCTCCCGCGGCATCGCAACGATTAAAGAACGCGGCGGCTTCGTGCTGGCGCAGGACGACCGATCCGCGAAATTCGACGGTATGCCGAAGAGCGCCATGCTGACGGGGCTCGTCGACAACGTCGCGTCGCCGGACGAGATGCACCGGAAGATCGCCGACTTCGTGGGCGGGAACGGGATTCAGCCGGACGCTTGGGAGCAGACCGGCGGGGACGCGCCGACCGAGGAGCAGCTCGACGAGCTGTTCGACATGCTGAAAAACAAGACGACGATCGACTTCAAGGAGTATAAGCTCGCCGGCGTGCTTCGCCGTGTCGAACGGCGGATGGCGCTGAACCGGATCACGGATTTCGACCGGTACATCCGGCTGTTGGAGCGAGACGTGAGAGAAATCTCGCTGCTGCACAAGGATTTGCTGATCGGCGTCACGCACTTCTTCCGGGATTCGAAGGCGTTCGACGTCATCGCCGCCAAGGTGATCCCTCAAATCGTAGAACGCAAGCGGAACGAGGATTCGGAAATCCGCGTCTGGGTCGCGGGCTGCTCCACCGGCGAAGAAGCGTATTCCTTGGCTATTCTGTTCCAAGAGCATCTGCAGGCGGTCAGCGCGTCGGTGAACGTCAAAATTTTCGCTACGGATCTGGATAAGCAATCGATCGAATTCGCGAGCCACGGCGTATATCCGAATACGATCGCGCAGACGGTTCCGCCGGAGCTGCTGCGGAAATATTTCGTGCAGCGCCATGACAGCTATACGATTATCGAAGACATTCGGAAGAAGATCATTTTCGCTCCGCATAACATCATTAAAGATCCGCCGTTCATTAACATGGACTTGATCACGTGCCGCAACATGCTCATTTACTTGCAGCCTAAGATGCAACAACGCGTCATTTCTTTGTTTCATTTCGCCCTGAATCCCAGAGCGTATTTGTTTTTGGGACCTAGCGAAACGATCGGCCGTCTAGGGGGACTATTCAAGGTGTTCGACAAGCGATGGAACGTATTTCAGCAAAACGAGGCCCCCGTTGGCAACTCCTATGACGCCATCGGCATTTCCGACCAATTCAACGAAAATACCGGCGCGGCGAAGCCACTCGCCGAATCGAGTCCCACGGTGCGCCAGCTGAAGCAGCAACGCCGGACGGACGATCTGAACACCACGTATCTGGAAGAGCACTTCCCGCCCTCCATCGTCGTGGACGAGCATCTCGACATCGTGCACATGACCGGACGCATCGATCCGTTCATCGCGATGACGAAGGGCAAGCCGAGCCTGAACGTGCACAAGATGTTCCACAGCCACCTGTCGGTGGCGCTCGTGACGGCGCTGCACAAGGTCCGCAAGGAGCGTACGGAGATCGCGTATCGCCACTTCAAGACGGGGATCCCGGACTTCCCGTCCGTCGACTTGACGATCCGCCCGTTCTCGACGACGAACAAGGCGTACGAGCATCTGCTCATCGTCATCTTCGCGAAGCCGCAGACCGAGCCGGCCGAGACGCCGAGCGAAGGCGTAGAGCTTGCCAGCAGCGTGAACCAACGGGTGCTCGATCTCGAGCAGGAGCTGCTTCGCGCGGAAGAGACGCTGCAAATTACGATCGAGGAGCTGGAGACGTCCAACGAAGAGCTGCAAGCGACGAACGAGGAGCTCGTGGCCGCGAACGAGGAGCTGCAGAGCGCCAACGAAGAGCTGCAGTCGGTGAACGAAGAGCTGCTCACCGTCAACTCGGAATACCAGATGAAAATCCAAGAGATGACCGATCTCAACAACGACATGGACAACTTCCTGATCAGCACGAGAATCGGCACGATCTTCTTGGATACCGATATGCGCGTCCGTCGCTTCACGCCGGCCGTCACGAAAGAAATTCATCTGCTCGACATCGACATCGGCCGGCCGATCTCTCATATCAAGCATCACTTCGAATACGACGACTTCCTCGTCGACGCCGAGAAGGTGCTGCAAACCCTCGTCCCGATCGAAAAGGAAGTCCGCAGCCGCTCCGGCCGATGGTACAGCCTGCGCATCTTGCCGTATCGAACGGCCGACCAATTCGTGCAGGGCACCGTCATTACGTTCGTCGACATCACCGATCTGAAGCTGCTGAACAACGAGCTGAAGATCAAATCGTACGCGATCGACCACAGCCCGAGCATCGTGCTCATCGCCGACCCGAACGGATCGATCGAATACGCGAACCCGAAGTTCCTCGAACAGACGATGCTGAGCCGGGAGGATATTATCGGCAAGCCGCTGCAGCTTACGAACCGGTGGGAGCTGTCGTCCGAACCGTTCAAAGAGGTCTGGGGGAAGGTGTGCCAAGGCCAGAAGTGGACCGGCCAGCTGAAGTGCCGCAAGGCGGACGGCTCGGCCTATTGGGAGGAGCTGTCGCTCATTCCGATTCTGGGCGACGACGGCGAGCTGATTCACGTGCTCAAGGTCGCCTCGGATATCACGGACCGGAAGACGTCCGAGGAGCTGCTGCGCAAGTCCGAGATGCTGTCCGCCGTCGGGCAGCTCGCGGCCGGCATCGCGCACGAAATCCGCAACCCGCTCACGTCGCTTAAGGGTTTCACGAAGCTGATCGGCGCCGGCCGCAGCAACGCGAAGTACCTGGAGATCATGAGCAAGGAGCTCGAGCGCATCGAGGAGATCATCAGCGAGCTCCTCATGCTCTCGAAGCACAAGCCGAACGAATTCCTGCCGAACGAGGTCAACGACATTCTGACCGACGTGAAGCTGCTGCTCGATACGCAAGCGATCATGAACAACGTCGATATCGCCTGCGAATTCGACGCCTCGCTGCCGCCGGTGTTCTGCAACGAGAACGAGCTCAAGCAAGTGTTCATTAACCTGCTGAAGAACGGCATCGAATCGATGCCCAAGGGCGGCAAGCTGCATATCAAGACCGAGAACGTCCATGACCACAAGATTCGGATCTTGTTCATCGACGAAGGCATCGGCATTCCGAAGGAAACGCTCGCCCGGCTCGGCGAACCGTTCTATACGACGAAGGAGAAGGGCACCGGCCTCGGCCTCATGATCTGTTACCAAATCATCGAAAACCTGCAGGGCACGCTCCGCTTCGCGAGCGAATCCGGTCTCGGCACGTCGGTCGAGATCATTCTGCCGGCGTACCATCAGCTCGAGCCGATCGACGAATTTACGGTATTGGTATAA
- a CDS encoding TerC family protein, with the protein MEFGMLAEYGWTLLVLIALEGILAADNALVMAVMVKHLPEERRKKALFYGLAGAFVFRIASLFLISFLVGVWQVQAIGALYLLFIAANHLWRKKVTASTVQETKKSAKSGGFWSTVIKVELADIAFAVDSILAAVALAVALPVSPLPAIGGMDGGHFLVILAGGLIGLVLMRFAANKFVRLLELRPGLEKAAFLIVGWVGVKLAVYAASHPGLALLPETFAKSGVWKGIFWTVLLAIFAWGWFGGKGPEPKSAEEKAVAEQG; encoded by the coding sequence ATGGAATTCGGAATGCTCGCGGAATACGGTTGGACGTTGTTGGTGTTGATCGCTCTCGAAGGCATCCTCGCGGCGGACAACGCGCTGGTCATGGCGGTCATGGTGAAGCACTTGCCGGAGGAACGGCGGAAGAAGGCGTTGTTCTACGGCCTTGCGGGGGCGTTCGTGTTTCGGATCGCGTCGTTGTTCCTGATTTCGTTCTTGGTCGGCGTGTGGCAGGTGCAGGCGATCGGCGCGTTGTATTTGCTGTTTATCGCCGCGAATCATCTGTGGCGTAAAAAGGTAACGGCGTCAACCGTTCAGGAGACGAAGAAATCGGCGAAGAGCGGCGGATTTTGGTCGACGGTGATCAAGGTAGAGCTCGCCGACATCGCGTTCGCGGTCGATTCCATTCTCGCGGCCGTCGCGCTCGCCGTCGCGCTGCCGGTCTCGCCCCTGCCCGCCATCGGCGGAATGGACGGCGGCCACTTCCTCGTCATTCTCGCGGGCGGCTTGATCGGCCTCGTGCTGATGCGCTTCGCGGCGAACAAGTTCGTCCGGCTGCTTGAGCTGCGGCCCGGCCTCGAGAAGGCGGCGTTCCTCATCGTCGGTTGGGTCGGCGTGAAGCTTGCGGTATACGCCGCCTCGCATCCGGGCCTCGCGCTGCTGCCGGAGACGTTCGCGAAGAGCGGCGTTTGGAAGGGCATCTTCTGGACGGTGCTTCTCGCCATATTCGCTTGGGGCTGGTTCGGCGGCAAAGGCCCCGAACCGAAGTCCGCCGAGGAGAAGGCCGTCGCCGAGCAAGGGTAA
- the bioD gene encoding dethiobiotin synthase, giving the protein MNHGVFITGTDAGVGMTHVASVLAAALQRRLDENGGGRVGVWKPVQTGVRDEAPLPDSAKLVLGSGLPIRESETFSYAFPDRVVPWMAAQRIGARISISQLAEEGLSRLAACDRLVVDGAGGLAAPLTDRRVVADLAAALALPVLIVARPGIGTVNHTLLTVAYARGAGLRPIGVVLNGYRDGQADIMEENAMMIERFADVPVIGKLPWLPGAPASGDDWSTWRERWADVSSASLDLDKLP; this is encoded by the coding sequence ATGAACCATGGCGTGTTTATTACGGGAACGGACGCGGGCGTCGGCATGACTCACGTCGCTTCGGTGCTCGCCGCGGCGCTCCAGCGCCGGCTCGACGAGAACGGAGGCGGCCGCGTCGGAGTATGGAAGCCGGTGCAAACCGGCGTGCGCGACGAGGCGCCGCTGCCCGACAGCGCGAAGCTCGTCCTGGGGAGCGGCCTCCCGATCCGCGAATCCGAGACGTTCAGCTACGCGTTCCCCGACCGAGTCGTGCCTTGGATGGCGGCGCAGCGGATCGGGGCGCGCATCTCCATCTCGCAGCTCGCGGAAGAAGGCTTGAGCCGGCTGGCCGCCTGCGACCGCCTGGTCGTCGACGGCGCGGGCGGACTCGCGGCGCCGCTCACCGACCGCCGCGTCGTCGCCGATCTGGCGGCGGCGCTGGCGCTGCCGGTGCTCATCGTCGCCCGGCCCGGCATCGGGACGGTCAATCATACGCTGCTGACCGTCGCCTACGCCCGCGGCGCCGGCCTGCGGCCGATCGGCGTCGTGCTGAACGGGTACCGGGACGGCCAGGCGGACATTATGGAAGAGAACGCGATGATGATCGAGCGCTTCGCCGACGTGCCGGTCATCGGCAAGCTGCCGTGGCTGCCCGGCGCGCCCGCAAGCGGCGACGACTGGTCTACCTGGCGGGAGCGGTGGGCTGATGTGTCCTCCGCGTCGCTCGACCTGGACAAGCTGCCGTAA
- a CDS encoding DUF6376 family protein: MKRKLAFIVLLAAALLATGCSMLEQVNTTLNYATEATDFVNDANRFAEQVPVLAEQALTNPATIDRLQTEFQSMKEEIAAFNALQAPAFAEDVHAQLVEYNDTIRQQIDGYLQQIDQNVIDLEQLANAPMLETIRNMAGLLQQIEQLGQ, translated from the coding sequence ATGAAGAGAAAACTCGCATTCATCGTCTTGCTTGCGGCGGCGCTGCTCGCGACGGGCTGTTCGATGCTGGAGCAAGTCAATACGACGCTCAATTACGCCACGGAGGCGACCGACTTCGTGAACGACGCGAACCGCTTCGCCGAGCAGGTGCCGGTGCTGGCGGAGCAGGCGTTGACGAATCCGGCGACGATCGATCGGCTGCAGACCGAGTTCCAGTCCATGAAGGAAGAGATCGCGGCGTTCAACGCGCTGCAGGCGCCGGCTTTCGCGGAGGACGTGCACGCGCAGCTCGTGGAGTACAACGATACGATCCGACAGCAGATCGACGGGTACTTGCAGCAGATCGATCAGAACGTCATCGATCTCGAGCAGCTCGCGAACGCGCCGATGCTCGAGACGATCCGCAATATGGCGGGGCTGCTCCAGCAAATCGAGCAGCTCGGGCAGTAG
- a CDS encoding ArsR/SmtB family transcription factor, whose translation MSESKQDIMRFPPSKITDVAKALSGDLRVRILEALGDTQLSVTQLAEALGVAQPTVSINIQILEQAGLVVTAQGSNREKLCSVSCRSILLELPSRPGDGLHKTEEIRMPIGMYSLCSVQPPCGMANRDGLIIGSTDDPRAFYMPERTDAALLWFSGAGYVEYRFPNPMPPGVSIDELRLRAELCSEAPSFRMDYPSDITVFVNDLPIGTWTSPGDFGDRKGKLTPDRWTSGTEYGVLTEWSVRADGSYVNGARAAATTLERLSLKYNQPIRLRFEIREDADNRRGINLFGSAFGDHPQDIVLSFIRFKEHQEGKES comes from the coding sequence ATGAGCGAGTCCAAACAAGACATTATGCGGTTTCCCCCGTCGAAAATAACGGATGTCGCGAAGGCGCTGTCGGGCGATCTGCGCGTGCGCATCCTGGAGGCGCTCGGCGACACCCAGCTGAGCGTCACCCAGTTGGCGGAAGCGCTCGGCGTCGCTCAACCCACCGTCTCGATCAACATCCAAATCTTAGAACAAGCGGGACTGGTCGTCACCGCCCAAGGCTCCAATCGCGAGAAGCTTTGCTCGGTCTCCTGCCGCTCCATCTTGTTGGAATTGCCGTCCAGACCCGGGGACGGTCTTCACAAGACCGAGGAAATTCGTATGCCGATCGGAATGTACTCGCTCTGCTCCGTGCAGCCGCCTTGCGGGATGGCGAATCGGGACGGGCTGATCATCGGCTCGACGGACGATCCTCGGGCGTTCTATATGCCGGAGCGGACCGATGCGGCGCTGCTTTGGTTTTCCGGGGCCGGTTACGTCGAATACCGCTTCCCCAATCCGATGCCCCCCGGCGTCTCGATCGACGAATTGCGGCTTCGCGCGGAGCTGTGCTCGGAGGCGCCGTCCTTCCGTATGGACTATCCGTCGGATATTACCGTCTTCGTCAACGATCTGCCGATCGGCACGTGGACCAGTCCCGGCGATTTCGGCGACCGCAAGGGCAAGCTTACGCCGGACCGATGGACGAGCGGCACCGAATACGGCGTATTGACCGAATGGAGCGTGAGGGCCGACGGCAGCTACGTCAACGGCGCGCGCGCGGCGGCGACGACCCTCGAACGGCTCTCTCTGAAATACAATCAGCCGATTCGGCTGCGGTTCGAGATTCGGGAGGACGCGGACAACCGGAGGGGCATCAACCTATTCGGCTCGGCATTCGGAGATCATCCGCAGGACATCGTGTTGTCCTTCATCCGCTTCAAGGAGCATCAAGAGGGGAAGGAATCTTAA
- a CDS encoding glycoside hydrolase family 2 protein, translating into MTIGTVSKGSKQLPRPEYPRPDWQRDEWLNLNGEWAFRFDPEDLGRTKRWFGEAASSFEAAIAVPFSWASPLSGIGSDEKGIGWYRRDVEWEPANEKDRLFLRFGAVDYTCDVWINEIHIGTHSGGYGAFEFDVTDAWKANAANRIVVRAEDFDHDYQARGKQGYGEIRGIWQPVWLEARPQSYLLGAKFTTRMDGRIDVAATIVSHQAGASTLSFAFAEGAVRHRVELELAEGENEVRTSFTVAEPLLWSPETPHLYFGELRLDGAGGCDLVHTYFGIREIGTALFGDRGYRWITLNGKPVYLNGTLDQSYHPTGYFTYPSDEEMQDEISLMKRLGLNFVRIHIKPEEPRKLYWADKLGILVMEDMPCFWGNPDEGARAAYEREAKEIIDRDFNHPSIFSWVMFNETWGLKTNSQASSLTSDQLHPNHYLPGTQEWVRTIYRWAKGLDPTRIVEDNSPCNWDHVETDINTWHFYINGYEEVRKHVAEVVEKTFPGSAFNYIGGNAQSDAPLMNSECGNVWGIDGGAGDSDLAWHYRYMLNEFRRHDKMCGFVFTEFRDVVNEFNGYYRLDGQDKKFGYEWFVPGMTIADLHSPDFIVIDAPPCATAEAGSTVSVPLLRSSFSDRYFGQRLSLAWELWYDNLGDRIVAAQGSVALDWNGYGVSPLAPLQVALPNQDAVAVLAIRLLAPNGETVTRNFTTFDVRSGAPHGTYDADGGIVGVPVAGFSEHSFPYQWNAIQGQKANGGASGRFVYDIELPGVDEQAAIGEIEIMFEAGAKRLLTRNTEGGEYKRPDLSFMHGAKSDTERNPNTYYMTDAERHESTVIVRIDGVPIETFVLPDDPADSRGVLSWHYQPESRKLDEAGSYGYLCKAVVPSAIALQLNRSRKFTLQLEAKDGGLALYGRNAGRYPIDIAVRYR; encoded by the coding sequence TTGACGATTGGAACGGTAAGCAAAGGAAGCAAGCAGCTTCCGCGGCCGGAATATCCGCGTCCCGACTGGCAACGCGACGAATGGTTGAACTTGAACGGCGAATGGGCGTTCCGGTTCGATCCCGAGGATTTAGGGAGAACTAAGCGATGGTTCGGGGAAGCCGCTTCGTCGTTCGAAGCCGCGATCGCGGTTCCCTTCTCATGGGCTAGCCCCTTGTCGGGCATCGGAAGCGACGAGAAGGGCATCGGCTGGTACCGCCGCGACGTGGAGTGGGAGCCGGCGAACGAGAAGGATCGGCTGTTCCTTCGCTTCGGCGCGGTAGACTATACATGCGACGTATGGATCAACGAGATTCATATCGGAACGCATTCCGGCGGCTACGGCGCCTTCGAGTTCGACGTGACGGACGCATGGAAGGCGAACGCGGCGAACCGCATCGTCGTGCGGGCGGAAGACTTCGATCACGATTATCAAGCGAGGGGAAAACAAGGCTACGGGGAAATTCGCGGCATCTGGCAGCCGGTATGGCTGGAAGCGCGTCCGCAATCGTATTTGCTCGGCGCGAAATTCACGACCCGGATGGACGGAAGGATCGACGTAGCGGCGACGATCGTCTCGCATCAAGCGGGCGCTTCGACGCTGTCGTTCGCGTTCGCGGAAGGCGCGGTACGGCATCGGGTCGAGCTCGAGTTGGCGGAAGGAGAGAACGAGGTTCGGACGTCGTTCACGGTCGCGGAGCCGCTGCTATGGTCGCCGGAAACCCCGCATTTGTACTTCGGCGAGCTGCGCCTGGACGGCGCGGGCGGCTGCGACCTCGTACACACCTACTTCGGGATTCGGGAGATCGGCACGGCGCTGTTCGGCGACCGAGGCTATCGGTGGATCACGCTGAACGGGAAGCCGGTGTACCTGAACGGCACGCTGGATCAATCGTACCATCCGACGGGGTATTTTACGTATCCGTCCGACGAGGAGATGCAGGACGAAATATCGTTAATGAAGCGACTAGGTTTGAATTTCGTCCGGATTCATATCAAGCCGGAAGAACCGCGCAAGCTGTATTGGGCCGACAAGCTCGGCATTCTCGTGATGGAGGATATGCCTTGCTTCTGGGGGAACCCGGACGAAGGAGCTCGCGCCGCATACGAGCGCGAAGCCAAGGAAATTATCGACCGGGACTTCAACCACCCTTCGATTTTCTCGTGGGTCATGTTTAACGAAACGTGGGGGCTGAAGACGAACAGCCAGGCGTCGAGCCTCACGAGCGATCAGCTTCATCCGAACCATTATTTGCCCGGAACTCAGGAGTGGGTGCGAACGATATACCGTTGGGCGAAAGGGCTCGACCCGACGCGGATCGTCGAAGACAACTCGCCTTGCAATTGGGATCATGTCGAGACGGATATCAATACTTGGCATTTCTATATTAACGGCTACGAAGAAGTTCGGAAGCACGTCGCCGAAGTCGTCGAGAAGACGTTCCCGGGCTCCGCGTTTAATTATATCGGCGGCAACGCGCAGTCCGACGCGCCGCTCATGAACAGCGAATGCGGCAACGTGTGGGGCATCGACGGCGGCGCGGGCGACAGCGACCTGGCTTGGCATTATCGGTATATGTTGAACGAGTTCCGGCGTCACGACAAGATGTGCGGCTTCGTATTCACCGAATTCCGCGACGTCGTCAACGAGTTCAACGGGTACTACCGTCTGGACGGGCAGGACAAGAAATTCGGTTACGAGTGGTTCGTTCCGGGCATGACGATCGCGGACTTGCATTCGCCGGACTTCATCGTCATCGATGCGCCGCCTTGCGCGACCGCGGAAGCCGGATCGACCGTATCGGTTCCCCTGCTCCGATCGAGCTTCTCGGATCGGTATTTCGGCCAACGCTTATCGCTTGCTTGGGAGCTGTGGTACGACAACCTGGGGGACCGGATCGTCGCGGCGCAGGGCAGCGTCGCGCTGGATTGGAACGGCTACGGCGTATCGCCGCTCGCTCCGCTGCAGGTCGCGCTGCCGAATCAGGATGCGGTCGCGGTGCTCGCGATCCGGCTGCTGGCGCCGAACGGAGAAACGGTGACGCGCAACTTCACGACGTTCGACGTTCGCAGCGGCGCGCCGCACGGCACGTACGACGCGGACGGGGGGATCGTCGGCGTGCCCGTCGCCGGCTTCTCGGAACACAGCTTTCCTTATCAATGGAACGCCATCCAGGGACAGAAGGCGAACGGGGGGGCGTCCGGACGATTCGTCTACGACATCGAGCTTCCCGGCGTCGACGAACAAGCGGCCATCGGCGAGATCGAGATTATGTTCGAAGCCGGAGCCAAGCGTCTGCTGACCCGCAATACCGAAGGCGGGGAGTATAAGCGTCCGGATCTTTCGTTCATGCACGGCGCGAAGTCGGACACGGAGCGCAACCCGAACACGTACTATATGACCGACGCGGAACGGCACGAATCGACGGTCATCGTCCGCATCGACGGCGTCCCGATCGAGACGTTCGTCCTGCCCGACGATCCGGCGGACAGCCGAGGCGTCCTGTCGTGGCATTACCAGCCGGAGTCGAGGAAGCTGGACGAAGCCGGATCTTACGGCTATCTGTGCAAGGCCGTGGTTCCGAGCGCGATCGCGCTGCAACTGAACCGAAGCCGAAAATTCACGTTACAGCTGGAAGCGAAGGACGGCGGTCTCGCGTTATACGGCCGCAATGCGGGACGGTATCCGATCGACATCGCCGTTCGTTATCGGTAA
- a CDS encoding PLP-dependent aminotransferase family protein has translation MHIELNRRAGVPLAEQIARAFEARIASGLLSPGEKLPSVRALARLLGVSLVTASKGYAALEASGAIRCVQGKGCFVSRTKTAAAKAATASLDGEDAAAHAAADPYAWQHAVPDYLPRAQLWHHYQNVPATHQLHLSAIQRELLPSRDIMKQIQSLMSEDHALLTAYGSFQGDDDLRGAIARLLGKAGVRTSAADLLVTSGAQQGIDLVARTFVGPGDVVVVEAPTYNGAIDVFASRGARIVSVPMDGDGMDVDRLARVCDRARPKLVYTVPTYHNPTGTTMSAARRKRLYELAAAIDCLVVEDDPYSDMYFDRPPPPAIKSFDRTGHIVYIKSYSKLLSPGCRIAAVAASGTVLSRLVAAKTAADLGSPLLTQKAIYAYLASDRFAAYARSIRATLAERCALAESLLRRHAPKGARWTSPQGGLHLWVALPDGCDDRELTLAAQREDIAVLPGSVCYAADASHRYVRLCFSYMPEDSLAFSLARLGRLMRETRAT, from the coding sequence ATGCATATCGAATTGAATCGCCGGGCCGGCGTCCCGCTCGCGGAGCAGATCGCCCGCGCCTTCGAGGCCCGCATCGCGTCCGGCTTGCTGTCGCCCGGCGAGAAGCTCCCGTCCGTCCGCGCCCTCGCCCGCCTGCTCGGGGTGAGCCTCGTCACCGCAAGCAAGGGGTACGCCGCGCTCGAGGCGAGCGGCGCGATCCGCTGCGTCCAAGGCAAGGGGTGCTTCGTGTCCCGGACGAAGACGGCGGCGGCCAAGGCGGCGACGGCTAGCCTCGATGGCGAAGACGCCGCCGCGCATGCGGCCGCGGATCCGTACGCCTGGCAGCACGCCGTGCCCGACTACTTGCCGCGGGCGCAGCTGTGGCACCATTACCAGAACGTCCCCGCGACGCATCAGCTGCATCTGTCCGCCATCCAGCGGGAGCTGCTGCCGTCCCGGGACATCATGAAGCAAATCCAGAGCCTCATGTCGGAGGATCACGCGCTGTTGACGGCGTACGGCTCCTTCCAGGGCGACGACGACCTGCGCGGCGCGATCGCCCGCTTGCTCGGCAAGGCCGGCGTCCGGACATCCGCCGCGGACCTGCTCGTCACGAGCGGCGCGCAGCAAGGCATCGACCTCGTCGCGCGCACGTTCGTCGGCCCCGGCGACGTCGTCGTCGTCGAAGCGCCGACGTATAACGGCGCGATCGACGTGTTCGCGAGCCGCGGCGCGCGCATCGTCTCGGTGCCCATGGACGGAGACGGCATGGACGTCGATCGGCTCGCCCGCGTCTGCGACCGCGCGCGGCCGAAGCTCGTCTACACGGTGCCGACGTATCATAACCCGACCGGCACGACGATGAGCGCGGCGCGGCGAAAGCGGCTGTACGAGCTCGCGGCGGCGATCGACTGCCTCGTCGTCGAGGACGATCCATACAGCGATATGTACTTCGATCGGCCGCCGCCCCCCGCGATCAAGTCGTTCGACCGCACCGGCCACATCGTTTACATCAAAAGCTACAGCAAGCTGCTGTCGCCCGGCTGCCGCATCGCCGCCGTCGCCGCGTCCGGCACCGTGCTCAGCCGGCTCGTCGCGGCGAAGACCGCCGCCGATCTAGGCAGCCCGCTGCTGACGCAGAAGGCGATCTACGCCTACCTTGCGTCCGACCGGTTCGCCGCGTACGCGCGGTCGATCCGAGCGACGCTGGCGGAGCGGTGCGCGCTCGCGGAGTCGCTGCTGCGGCGGCACGCCCCGAAGGGCGCGAGGTGGACGTCGCCGCAGGGCGGTCTGCATCTCTGGGTCGCGCTGCCCGACGGCTGCGACGATCGGGAGCTGACGCTCGCGGCGCAGCGGGAAGACATCGCCGTCCTGCCCGGATCGGTCTGCTACGCGGCCGACGCCTCGCATCGATACGTCCGCCTTTGCTTCTCCTACATGCCGGAGGACTCGCTCGCGTTCAGCCTCGCGCGGCTCGGCCGGCTCATGCGGGAGACGCGGGCAACGTAG